A DNA window from Helianthus annuus cultivar XRQ/B chromosome 15, HanXRQr2.0-SUNRISE, whole genome shotgun sequence contains the following coding sequences:
- the LOC110933988 gene encoding uncharacterized protein LOC110933988: MSKRGKRGVAAFRKNYKEEDYKVDFDKNNRLVGAMSSPFMSWFGLKVRQTFPYHIDTKDFERNRWEELWFDTKMLWNIQTDGPKKFMLRKAKKLCTKFRSRLVNNYVNKGKRPFEKYAYLDPAQWDEFVHKKTSKEFLDINKKARASANANTNFSRLGRTGFAGLDAKTDTIWPLLEAKYPYLKTIQDKRAKAWIMSKKIKNPETNSYELEPDSHETIECLVRTERKMIEDGSYFAGKDDPIVRVMGREHGGRTRAVSELIGSTQVQGGLFNHSKRRARSGNSLDANQERGSVSLVEKNSGGPIISYPPIEKLTPCEMLFPFQLSDELTVAIGQIWPTSDRILYGKLISEGFVKVQVDNVIEGCEKMPVLEVTKTVEIKRVGDMLHCFVQWPRDALKIVNKETSRIRSVSYLRTNPSLGSSSHTGASPQTQAGDIEAISCYHPEIEEDDLYEPQMPIQQNTDQSFMNMLMQVQELPQNVYQQQMQATHAPNPGPTQEMQSTHAPNPDPTFIDPEVITSLERTKARPRAI; encoded by the exons ATGTCGAAAAGAGGCAAACGTGGTGTTGCTGCTTTTCGAAAGAATTATAAAGAGGAGGATTATAAGGTAGATTTTGACAAAAATAATCGCCTGGTGGGTGCAATGAGTTCTCCATTTATGTCATGGTTTGGGCTGAAAGTTAGACAAACGTTTCCATATCATATTGATACGAAGGATTTTGAAAGAAACCGGTGGGAAGAATTATGGTTCGATACCAAG ATGTTATGGAATATTCAAACTGATGGGCCAAAAAAGTTTATGCTTAGAAAAGCAAAGAAGCTTTGTACAAAATTCAGAAGCAGGCTTGTTAACAACTATGTTAATAAAGGAAAAAGACCTTTTGAGAAATATGCATATCTCGATCCTGCACAATGGGATGAATTCGTTCATAAAAAGACAAGCAAAGAATTTTTG GATATAAACAAGAAGGCCAGAGCAAGTGCAAACGCGAACACAAACTTCTCCCGACTAGGACGAACTGGGTTCGCGGGATTGGATGCTAAAACCGATACCATATGGCCTTTACTTGAAGCAAAGTATCCATATCTTAAAACCATACAAGATAAACGTGCAAAAGCGTGGATAAtgagtaaaaaaataaaaaatccagAGACTAATTCATATGAACTTGAACCAGATTCGCATGAAACAATCGAATGTTTG GTCCGTACTGAGAGAAAGATGATAGAAGATGGTAGTTATTTTGCTGGAAAGGATGACCCAATTGTTAGAGTTATGGGACGTGAACACGGCGGAAGAACACGGGCAGTCTCTGAGCTTATAG GTTCAACACAAGTTCAAGGAGGATTGTTCAACCATAGTAAAAGGCGAGCAAGAAGTGGCAATAGTTTAGATGCAAACCAGGAGAGAGGCTCAGTATCATTGGTGGAGAAGAATTCTGGCGGACCGATCATATCTTATCCACCTATTGAG AAATTAACACCCTGTGAGATGCTTTTTCCATTCCAACTTAGCGATGAATTGACGGTGGCTATAGGGCAGATATGGCCAACTTCTGATAGGATTCTATATGGCAAACTAATAAGCGAGGGTTTTGTAAAAGTTCAAGTAGATAATGTCATTGAAGGTTGCGAGAAAATGCCTGTTCTTGAAGTAACAAAAACTGTGGAAATTAAACGTGTTGGAGACATGCTTCACTGTTTTGTTCAATGGCCAAGGGACGCACTAAAG ATTGTGAACAAGGAAACATCCCGCATCAGGTCTGTGAGTTACCTGAGAACTAACCCGAGTCTCGGTTCATCAAGCCACACTGGCGCCTCACCTCAAACACAAGCCGGTGACATCGAGGCGATTTCATGTTATCATCCAGAG ATTGAGGAAGACGATTTGTATGAACCACAAATGCCTATTCAACAAAACACTGACCAGAGTTTTATGAATATG TTAATGCAAGTACAAGAACTACCCCAAAATGTATATCAACAACAGATGCAAGCTACTCATGCTCCCAATCCTGGTCCAACACAAGAGATGCAAAGTACTCATGCTCCTAATCCCGATCCAACATTTATCGATCCTGAAGTAATTACTTCTTTGGAAAGAACGAAGGCTAGGCCTCGTGCAATTTAG
- the LOC110937467 gene encoding UDP-glycosyltransferase 83A1 → MVKPHVLLISAPGQGHVIPATELGRQLVAQGSNVTIINTEAIHKAIVTNWLKNDDCEAMMQMVSIPDGLEPWEDRNDLGKLLGSCQKSILSELEQLIETINKQNDNKVTCLIADFWMASALQVAKKMGIGRAIFCPASAATLATMMSIPKLINDGFINNNGIPARNSEMIRLTEAMPPIKPENLVWASFRDSNSIEVHFQNHVKFVESATTAEWFICNSAVELEPAAFSMFPEWLPIGPLLASNRLADQVGHLWAEDSSCLEWLDQQPACSVLYIAFGSITTINQTQFEELALGLELTNQPFLWVMRPGLTKETTTVFPDGYVDRVGPRGKIVSWAPQQKVLAHPSVACFMTHCGWNSTLEGVTNGLPFLCWPYFGDQIYNETYICDVWKTGLRLEEDKTGIITREGIKSKVEQLLSDKTFKSKAVDMKEKVVTSAAKGGCSHSNLTKFVDWIHGKDAATNDH, encoded by the exons ATGGTAAAACCTCATGTTCTACTCATATCCGCTCCTGGACAAGGCCATGTTATTCCTGCAACTGAACTTGGTCGACAATTAGTCGCACAAGGTTCTAACGTTACAATCATAAACACAGAGGCCATTCACAAGGCTATAGTGACGAATTGGTTAAAGAATGATGattgtgaggctatgatgcagaTGGTTTCTATCCCTGATGGGTTAGAACCATGGGAAGATAGAAATGACTTAGGTAAGTTATTGGGATCATGTCAGAAGTCTATACTTAGCGAGTTGGAACAACTTATAGAGACGATTAACAAACAAAACGACAACAAAGTCACATGTCTTATTGCTGATTTTTGGATGGCATCGGCTCTACAAGTCGCAAAGAAGATGGGAATTGGAAGAGCAATCTTCTGTCCTGCATCAGCTGCTACACTAGCCACCATGATGAGCATTCCAAAGTTGATTAATGATGGATTCATAAACAACAATG GAATACCAGCTCGAAACAGTGAGATGATTCGGTTGACAGAAGCTATGCCGCCTATAAAACCTGAAAACCTTGTGTGGGCAAGTTTTCGTGACTCAAACAGCATAGAAGTTCATTTCCAGAATCATGTAAAATTTGTTGAATCAGCCACAACAGCAGAATGGTTTATATGCAACTCAGCTGTTGAGCTAGAGCCTGCAGCATTTAGCATGTTCCCAGAGTGGTTGCCCATAGGCCCTCTTTTGGCAAGCAATCGGCTTGCTGATCAAGTGGGTCATTTATGGGCAGAAGACTCCAGCTGCTTAGAATGGCTTGATCAGCAACCAGCATGTTCAGTTCTTTATATTGCATTTGGTAGTATCACTACTATCAACCAAACTCAGTTTGAAGAATTGGCTCTTGGTCTTGAACTTACCAACCAGCCGTTCTTATGGGTTATGCGGCCCGGTCTGACCAAGGAGACCACAACTGTTTTCCCAGATGGTTATGTAGACCGAGTGGGGCCTCGTGGGAAAATTGTGAGCTGGGCACCTCAACAGAAGGTCTTGGCTCATCCTTCTGTAGCTTGTTTCATGACTCACTGTGGTTGGAACTCTACTTTAGAAGGCGTGACAAATGGGCTGCCTTTTTTGTGTTGGCCATACTTTGGTGATCAAATTTACAACGAAACTTATATTTGTGACGTCTGGAAAACTGGACTTCGGTTGGAGGAAGATAAAACTGGTATCATCACACGAGAAGGAATAAAAAGTAAAGTAGAGCAGCTGCTCAGTGACAAAACATTCAAATCTAAGGCTGTTGATATGAAGGAAAAGGTTGTAACTAGTGCGGCAAAAGGTGGATGCTCACACAGTAATCTTACCAAATTTGTTGACTGGATACATGGAAAAGATGCTGCCACCAACGATCATTAA